From the Sphingobacteruim zhuxiongii genome, the window TTTGGATTTAACAGAGCTGGATTTGATAAACTTGACCACAACGTAGGATACAGCGCCTACATTAAAAAACAAATCTCTCCATCTTTTGGCCTTAAGGCACAATACTTAGGTGGTAAAGTATCTGGCACGAATGAAAATGCTGCAGCTGGTACTGTTTCTGCATTTGAAACAAAAATGCCTTGGTCTGCTGCTTTATCTGGTGAATTCACATTAGCGAATACAAACTGGAGATTTTTCAACAGCATTATTAAGCCTTATGCTTCCATCGGTCTTGGTGCATTAAACTTCGAAACAACAACAACAGTTGACGGAACAGCTTCTACTGCTGATTCTCAAACAAAATTATATGTTCCAATTGACGCAGGTTTCAAATTCGCGGTAGCGAAAGGAATCAATATCGATTTAGGTTACCAATTAAACTGGGCTAACCAAAAATTTGATGGTGTTTCTGGTGGTCAATACAAAAACGACTTATTCTCTTACGCACACGCTGGTTTAGAAATTGCATTAGGTGATGGTAGCAAACCATACTTAGGTAACAGTAACCCGGTTGGTACATTAGTGAAGAAATATGATGAATTAAAAGCTGAACGTGATGCATTAGTTGCGTCAAATGAAGCATTAAAATCTGAAATCGCAGGTATTAGCAGTGATCTAAAGGATGACGATGGTGACGGTGTTGCTAACAAGTTCGATAAGTGTCCTAATACACCTTCAGGAGTAAAAGTTGATGGTGCTGGATGTCCATTACCAGAAGCAAAACACGAAACTAAAGTTGTTGAGAAAATCGTTGTTACCGAAGAAGACAGAAAAGTAGTAGATGAAGCGATTAAAAATCTAGAGTTCGATTTAGGTAAAGCAACTATCCGTTCTACTTCTTATGAATCTTTAAACAGAGTAGCAGCTTTATTAATCGAGAAAAACTTTAGCTTAAAATTAGCAGGTCACACAGATAACACTGGTTCAATGCAAACGAACTTACGTTTATCAAAAGAACGTGCTGAATCAGTAAAAGCATACTTGGTTTCAAAAGGTGCAAACGCTTCTCGCATCGAGGCTACAGGTTACGGTCCTAACCAACCTATCGCTACGAACAAAACTGCAGAAGGACGTCAACAAAACAGACGTGTAGAGTTCACTCTTTACTAGAAATTACTAAAACTACTATAATAAAAGCAAGGGGCTATCGATTAGATAGTCCCTTCTTTTTTTCCTTGTAATCTACAGCACAAAAACTGCAACAATTATTATTGTAACTTCCTATGCCCCGCACTTGCGCTAAGGATATTCATTTTGATTACCAGAAGAACCATTCAATGCCAATCGGTTATTCCGTAGATCGCTTCAGTTCGACATTCTTGGCTAAGGCCTTAAAGCGCACATTATTAGTCTGAGTTACCGTTATCGTCCAATGCCCGGTTTTACTTAGATTTCATTCAGAAAGGAATCCAGACTTCCCCTTATGCGTACCTCCAATAACCAATACGAAGTCTCCTTCTTTCAATTCATTATCTTCCATTGCGTTTATCTTATTGATTGAAATTAAGACTAATTTCTCATTCTTAAAAATTGAATAAATCAAGAATTGCGAGGGTCTACTTCCCTTTCACTTCCCTTTCACATCCCTTTCAAACCCGTTTCAAAGTCGGTTGCAATCGGGTATAAATTGGAATTGAATAACAAGAGAATTGTCCCATATTCGAGCTAGAATAATCTAACATAGATTCTATATAGATAAAATAAGATATCCTATCGTCGGCTTTATCCATCCAAATCTTACATAAAAAAAGGCTGTATTAACGTTCGTCAATACAGCCTTTTTAAGTAATATTTCTATTAGAATAATTTGATTATTCTATGTTTCCGCCGTTAGCTCGTTCCTTTTCTTTACGCAATACAGAATTTTTATATCCGTAAGCAAAATAGAATGCTACGCCAATCGCCATCCAGATAGCCAATCGCTCCCAACTTTCAATCGGTAAAGCAGCCATCATCAACACACACACCAAAATACCTAATATAGGAACCAATGGAACCAAAGGTGTCTTAAATGGACGTTCGATTTCTGGATTAGTTTTTCTCAATACCAAAATACCGATACAAACTAAAGTAAATGCAAACAAGGTGCCGATACTAACCATATGTCCTAAATCCGAAACGGGTACAAATCCTGCAAAGATACTTACGAACACCATGAAGATGAGGTTAGTTTTCCAAGGGGTCTGACGTTTAGATAGATCAGAAAAGAACTTCGGTAATAAACCATCTTTACTCATCGAGTAAAATACACGACTTTGACCCAACAACATCACTAGAATAACCGAAGTGTAACCAGCGATAATCGTCACAATCATAGCCGTATTTAAGAAGTGATAACCTGTTTTTTCAAATGCCGTAGCTACTGGTTTTGCATCACCACTGAAGGCAGTATATGGAGCTAAGCCCGTCATTACGTAAGAGAACAATACGTAAAGGATTGTACAAATGATTAACGATCCAATAATACCAATTGGCATATCTCTCTTCGGGTTTTTAGCTTCCTGTGCTGCTGTACTTACCGCATCAAATCCGATAAAAGCAAAGAATACAACACCCGCTGCTTGAAGAATACCAGTCCAACCATAGTGACCACGGTAATCGGAATTCCAAAAATCCCAGAAACCCATAGTTCCTTGTTTCACCATCTCCTCCCCTTCGTTTGTAGGAATAAATGGTGTATGATTAGCAGGATCGATAAACTGCCAGCCTAGTGCAATAAATAATACAACTACGCCAACTTTTAAAATGACTAATATATTATTAACCGCAGATGATTCTTGCGTTCCACGCATTAATAGAAGCGACAATAAACAAACAATAATTATTGCTGGGAGATTAATCATACCGCCTTCGAATGGACCTGTTAGAAGTTCTGGCGGAATATGTAGCCCCATCATTAAGAGGAGTTGATTGAAATATTGAGACCAACTTACCGCTACTGTTGCGGCTGCAAGCGCGTATTCAAGCACTAAGTCCCACCCGATAATCCAAGCCATAAACTCCCCCATAGTTGCATAAGAATAGGTATATGCACTCCCTGCAACGGGAATCATGGACGCGAACTCGGCGTAACAAAGACCTGCAAATGCACATCCGACTGCTGCAATGATAAAAGAGAGCATAACAGCTGGTCCAGCATGATCGGCGGCAGCGATACCTGTTAAAGAAAAAAGTCCCGCTCCGATAATTGCGCCGATACCTAAGGCAATCAATCCCGTGCTGGACAATGTTCTTTTTAATGTTCCTTCGCCACTCTGTTCTGCTTCGGAAATTAACTTCGCAATTGATTTTTTATACCACATAAATTTAGATAAAATAATTAACGCTCAAACCTACAAAAAAATTAAAGATTTATCCAAATCATTAACAAATTATCAGCTTGTGGCTACAATCATTAAATTATCATCGAAGTTAAGACCAATAGATTGACAATCATTCGTTCAAGACAACATCTATTGAAATCTTATTTTATATATATTAATTTACGCCAAATATTATTTTATTGACTTCCGTCATTTTTCATAATATTAACCCCTATCGACAGTTCTCTATTTTGTGAAAAACATAGTTTAAATGACTTTAAACTATGTTTTTAGCAGGCAAAAATGTAGCACTGAGTATTGACACCTCTATTTTATCCATCCTTTCTACATCTACAAACAATAGATATTCCACTACAAATCAATAATTTATTTTCATAAATCATTGACATATAGGAAATACTAAATATTATTTCTATCTTTGCACCGCCTTAGGCAATTGTGCCTATTGTATATTTTATTTCATGAACCCATTTTTAGAACTGGGGATCCGTCATGAGATTGTTAATGCCATCACTGAGTTAGGTTTCGAAAAACCTTCTCCCATCCAGGAAAAAGCCATTCCTGTGTTACTGACTGGTAACGACGATTTTGTCGGATTAGCCCAAACAGGTACTGGAAAGACTGCGGCATTTGGTCTTCCTCTATTAGAACAACTAGACTTTTCTTTCAATCACCCTCAAGCATTGGTACTTTGTCCGACGCGTGAGCTATGTTTGCAAATCGCAAAAGACCTAGAAAAGTATGCCAAAAATTTAGACAATGTTAATGTAGTTGCCGTTTACGGTGGTGCTAACATTGGCGACCAATTACGTCAGATCCGTCGTGGAGTACAGATCGTCGTAGCAACACCTGGTCGTATGCTTGATATCATCGGTCGTAATGCGATTGACTTCTCGAAAGTGAAGTATGTTGTATTAGACGAGGCTGATGAGATGTTGAACATGGGTTTCCAAGAAGACATCAATAATATTTTATCAGAAACTCCATCTGATAAGAAAACATGGTTATTCTCAGCGACTATGCCTCGTGAGGTTCGTCGTATTGCTCAAAAATACATGACCGACCCGTTCGAGTTGACTGTAGGCACGAAGAATACTGGTAATGAAAACATCGAACACCAATACTTTTTAATTAAAGCAAAAGATAAATACGCTGCTTTCAAACGTATCGTAGATTTTTATCCAGAGATCTTTGGTATTGTATTCTGTCGTACAAAGATTGAAACACAAGAGATTGCTGAAGCATTAATTAAAGACGGTTACAACGCTGACTCTTTACACGGAGACCTTTCACAACAACAACGTGATAAGGTAATGAAACGCTATCGTGAGCGCAACTTGCAATTATTAATTGCTACTGACGTTGCTGCACGTGGTATTGACGTGAATGATGTTACGCACGTAATTAACTATTCTCTTCCTGACGAAGTAGAAAACTATACGCACCGTTCAGGTCGTACAGCTCGCGCTGGTAAAACAGGTATCTCAATTTCATTAATCAATGTGAAAGAGATGAGCAAAATTCGTCATATTGAGAAAATCATTGGTAAATCTTTCGAACGTAAACAAGTTCCACAAGGAACCGAAGTTTGTGAGAAACAATTGTTTGCCTTAGTAGACAAAGTACACAATGTAGAAGTACATGAAGAACAAATCAACACATTCCTTCCTCAAATCTTAGAAAGTCTTCAAGACTTAACTAAAGAAGAAGTAGTGAAAAGATTTGCTTCCTTAGAATTTAATAGATTCTTAAATTATTACAAAGAAGCACCAGATTTGAATATCGAAGCACGTGAATCTTCTAGAGGAGATCGTGATGGAGATAGAGAAGGCGGACGTCGTTCATCTAAAGGATTTACTCGTTTGTTTATCAACTTAGGTTCGGTAGACGAGTTCACCCGCGGTGAGATGCTAGGCTTTATTTGTAACAACAGTAAAATCTCTGGAAAATCAATTGGTAAAATTGACCTTAAAGGTGTATTCACTTTCTTTGAAGTGGAAGACGCTGAAGTCAATAAAGTATTCCAAGGTTTTGAAGGCGTTAATTACAATGGTAGAGGTGTACGTATTGAAGTATCTGGTGAAGGTAGATCTGATAGAGGATCTTCAAACGGCCGTGGCCGCTCAGGCAGATCTTCTGACAGAAACTCTGGCGGAGGACGCGGTGGAGACAGAAGAGATCGTGGTAGATCGAACGGCGGAGGTGGTTTCCGCGACTTCTCTGGAAAACGCAAAGAATCTAAAAGTAGATATTAATAAAAAAGGCTGTTCTTCGGAACGGCCTTTTTTATGCTTTGATGATATATTTGCATTTCAACTCTATCTTTAAAAAAACTGAAGACTCAGCGTTGATTGCGATATCTAGAAATATAAAAAAGCTATTCTTAGGAATAGCTTTTTTATTATATAGTTATTTTTCAGCTTAGCACTAATATGAGATTCTATCATTCGCTAATGCCTAAATAAGTCTCAGCCTATTGACTAGCGATTTTAAAATAAGATTTTACGGTTAATTCTTTACCTAAACACATTGACTTCATCGTGTCGGCTTAAAGCGTCTCTTGAGTTCGCTTCGACGCGATTTGCGAAGTCTCGAAGCCTTTATCGGATAATGCCTCTTCTTGGTAATATTATTAAATAACAGCGCCACGACGAAAAGAATCAAAGCCCCCGTAAATACAGGAGAAAGCACATACATATACCCCATACTTGATATCTTTGTACCCGAACTCACCGCAATAAGCGCAGTTGCTCCGCCTGGCGGATGCAAAGTTTTGGTAATCTGCATAAACACAATTGAAGAGGCGACTGCTATTGGTGCGGTTAGCCAAATAACATCCGGCAAGAGCTTCCCTACAGTCACACCGACTAAGGCCGATACAACATGTCCACCAATAAGATTTCGAGGTTGCGCTAAAGGACTTTGAATGGCGCCATAGACCAAGACAGCCGAGGCACCAAAGGAACCGATTAGAAATAGATTTTCTAAGTTTGGAAGTTGCAACGATTGTAAATACGCAATAATGCCAATACCTACAAATGCGCCAATAAAGGACCAAAAGTGCTCACGCACATCAACCAAGGTCTCCTTATACATAACATAGCGGTAAACCCTGTATTGCCGATTGATTGATCTTCTAAAGCGCTGAACCAAATTAGGATATATTACGTTGTCGAATAGCTTCGTAGATCACGACAGCTGCTGATACAGAAACGTTTAATGAACCAATCTCTCCAAACATTGGAATCTTCGCTAATTTATCTGAAATACGAATTAAATCATCTGATACACCAACATCTTCAGCCCCCATAATAATACAAGAAGGCACAGTATAATCTACATCATAAATCGACTCTTTCGTTTTTTCTGTACTAACAACAAGTTGGATTCCTGATTCGATTAAGAATTTAGCTGTCTTGCTAAGCGAATCATGACGACAAACAGGTATTTTAAACAAAGCACCTGCAGAAGTCTTTATCGCATCAGGATTAATCTCTGCTGATCCTTTCTTAGGAACGATAATAGCATGCACACCTGCACATTCAGCAGTACGAGCAATAGCTCCCATATTACGAACATCAGTAACCCCATCTAACATCAAAAACAAAGGAGTCTCCCCTTTTTCGTAAATCGAAGGAAGTAGATCTTCTACATTTTGATATATGATTGGTGAAATAACTGCAATAATTCCTTGATGGTTCTTACGGGTAATGCGGTTTAATTTTTCAATAGGAACTTGTTGATAAGCTATATTGTGTTCTTTAATAAGCGCTTTGAATTCAGCAAATAGCGTTCCTGACAAACCTCTCTGTACAAACAATGATTCGATTTCTCTACCACTTTCGATAGCCTCCATCACGGCACGAGTACCGAATACCATCTGATTAATTTCTCTTTTTTCAGGTCTATCCCTACGTTGAAATTGTTGCATTTGCTGATTTTTTTAAATATAGTATCCCGACTTAATTGCTATAAAGTCAGGAAAGTACAAAAGTAGAAAAGATATCGGTTAACTAAGTCCTAAATCAAAGGTTTTTCTCAATTCTTCTAACATTGGGTTCTTAGCAACCATTGCTTGATATTTCTCTTGCGCGGTATATGGTTTGCGATCTTTGGTTTTCTCAACCATAACGACATGGAGATCTAAAGAGAAGTTGCGTAGCTCAACACGTAAATAGTTAAGGATATCTATTTTCCCTAACTTTAGCTGTTCCGATTGAACTGCGTTTTCTACTTCAACCTCGATCTTCACCCCATTTAAGGTTGGGGTACTTGCAGTCATGATGGTAAACAAAGTAATTTTATTATCTGCTTTAAGTTTTTCTGCAAAGAAATTCCATTTAGATAAAAACACGTTCTGTGTTACCTCGAGGTATTCCGATCCCTCAACAAGCGCTGGTTCATCCGAATCGCCACCTTTCTTTTCATCGAATATAGTATTCAAATTAGGCAGAGAATTCGCAGTCTTAAAACTACCCCAAGCTTTAAAGGCAGGCTTACTCGTTTCCGGAGCCGTAGGAGCCGATGAAGTACTTGCTGGTGTATTTGTATTGGAAGCTGCTGGATTTGCTTGTGGAGCATTAGAACTCGTTCCACCGGGATGAGTCGTATCCATTTGCTTGGCAACAGGATTTGTAAACTGCGCAACAGCCGGAGGAGTATTCGTCGTTTTATGCGGTTCTATTATCCCTGACTCAGGGAGTTTTTTTTTTAATTCAGCTTGCGCTGGTATCCCATTTTGAGCTAAGGCTATCGCACTCGCTATATGGCACATCTTTA encodes:
- a CDS encoding OmpA family protein — encoded protein: MKTNYIKKASLFAIAGLISSTAFAQQNTTTVDGTTLLGPSSEYRTWSIGVNAGLLNQSNIFGFNRAGFDKLDHNVGYSAYIKKQISPSFGLKAQYLGGKVSGTNENAAAGTVSAFETKMPWSAALSGEFTLANTNWRFFNSIIKPYASIGLGALNFETTTTVDGTASTADSQTKLYVPIDAGFKFAVAKGINIDLGYQLNWANQKFDGVSGGQYKNDLFSYAHAGLEIALGDGSKPYLGNSNPVGTLVKKYDELKAERDALVASNEALKSEIAGISSDLKDDDGDGVANKFDKCPNTPSGVKVDGAGCPLPEAKHETKVVEKIVVTEEDRKVVDEAIKNLEFDLGKATIRSTSYESLNRVAALLIEKNFSLKLAGHTDNTGSMQTNLRLSKERAESVKAYLVSKGANASRIEATGYGPNQPIATNKTAEGRQQNRRVEFTLY
- a CDS encoding amino acid permease is translated as MWYKKSIAKLISEAEQSGEGTLKRTLSSTGLIALGIGAIIGAGLFSLTGIAAADHAGPAVMLSFIIAAVGCAFAGLCYAEFASMIPVAGSAYTYSYATMGEFMAWIIGWDLVLEYALAAATVAVSWSQYFNQLLLMMGLHIPPELLTGPFEGGMINLPAIIIVCLLSLLLMRGTQESSAVNNILVILKVGVVVLFIALGWQFIDPANHTPFIPTNEGEEMVKQGTMGFWDFWNSDYRGHYGWTGILQAAGVVFFAFIGFDAVSTAAQEAKNPKRDMPIGIIGSLIICTILYVLFSYVMTGLAPYTAFSGDAKPVATAFEKTGYHFLNTAMIVTIIAGYTSVILVMLLGQSRVFYSMSKDGLLPKFFSDLSKRQTPWKTNLIFMVFVSIFAGFVPVSDLGHMVSIGTLFAFTLVCIGILVLRKTNPEIERPFKTPLVPLVPILGILVCVLMMAALPIESWERLAIWMAIGVAFYFAYGYKNSVLRKEKERANGGNIE
- a CDS encoding DEAD/DEAH box helicase, which codes for MNPFLELGIRHEIVNAITELGFEKPSPIQEKAIPVLLTGNDDFVGLAQTGTGKTAAFGLPLLEQLDFSFNHPQALVLCPTRELCLQIAKDLEKYAKNLDNVNVVAVYGGANIGDQLRQIRRGVQIVVATPGRMLDIIGRNAIDFSKVKYVVLDEADEMLNMGFQEDINNILSETPSDKKTWLFSATMPREVRRIAQKYMTDPFELTVGTKNTGNENIEHQYFLIKAKDKYAAFKRIVDFYPEIFGIVFCRTKIETQEIAEALIKDGYNADSLHGDLSQQQRDKVMKRYRERNLQLLIATDVAARGIDVNDVTHVINYSLPDEVENYTHRSGRTARAGKTGISISLINVKEMSKIRHIEKIIGKSFERKQVPQGTEVCEKQLFALVDKVHNVEVHEEQINTFLPQILESLQDLTKEEVVKRFASLEFNRFLNYYKEAPDLNIEARESSRGDRDGDREGGRRSSKGFTRLFINLGSVDEFTRGEMLGFICNNSKISGKSIGKIDLKGVFTFFEVEDAEVNKVFQGFEGVNYNGRGVRIEVSGEGRSDRGSSNGRGRSGRSSDRNSGGGRGGDRRDRGRSNGGGGFRDFSGKRKESKSRY
- a CDS encoding HPP family protein, with amino-acid sequence MYKETLVDVREHFWSFIGAFVGIGIIAYLQSLQLPNLENLFLIGSFGASAVLVYGAIQSPLAQPRNLIGGHVVSALVGVTVGKLLPDVIWLTAPIAVASSIVFMQITKTLHPPGGATALIAVSSGTKISSMGYMYVLSPVFTGALILFVVALLFNNITKKRHYPIKASRLRKSRRSELKRRFKPTR
- the rlmB gene encoding 23S rRNA (guanosine(2251)-2'-O)-methyltransferase RlmB — its product is MQQFQRRDRPEKREINQMVFGTRAVMEAIESGREIESLFVQRGLSGTLFAEFKALIKEHNIAYQQVPIEKLNRITRKNHQGIIAVISPIIYQNVEDLLPSIYEKGETPLFLMLDGVTDVRNMGAIARTAECAGVHAIIVPKKGSAEINPDAIKTSAGALFKIPVCRHDSLSKTAKFLIESGIQLVVSTEKTKESIYDVDYTVPSCIIMGAEDVGVSDDLIRISDKLAKIPMFGEIGSLNVSVSAAVVIYEAIRQRNIS